A section of the Corynebacterium tuberculostearicum genome encodes:
- a CDS encoding LysE family translocator, translating into MAGTENYTEQAIAAGSIDDMTGWRAYKLGVVTNLSNPKALVFFGAVFAQFIRPDMSPTWTVAVAAIRVAMPVAWFSTFALIVRAASRWIAHHFATIDIVSGLIFAVLGFIMAVEGAIELFGYYRWRISIKELI; encoded by the coding sequence GTGGCGGGCACTGAGAATTACACGGAACAGGCCATTGCGGCCGGCAGCATCGATGACATGACCGGGTGGCGCGCTTATAAGCTCGGGGTGGTCACGAACCTGTCCAATCCGAAAGCGCTCGTATTCTTTGGTGCGGTTTTCGCGCAGTTCATTCGCCCCGATATGTCGCCCACTTGGACCGTTGCGGTGGCGGCAATCCGCGTGGCGATGCCCGTGGCATGGTTTTCTACCTTTGCGCTCATTGTGCGCGCGGCATCGCGCTGGATTGCGCATCATTTCGCGACCATCGATATCGTTTCCGGTCTTATCTTTGCGGTGCTGGGATTCATTATGGCCGTGGAGGGCGCTATCGAGCTCTTCGGTTATTACAGGTGGCGGATTTCTATAAAAGAGTTGATATAG
- a CDS encoding VOC family protein, protein MSDPNFTIRQITFDCHDPSKLAKFWSAATGCEIAADYGDFVMVDSTPALGFQRVEEPTPGKNRIHVDVGGAERETLIERLKDLGATELTTHEAPGLVWTIMQDPEGNEFCVGNPGA, encoded by the coding sequence ATGAGTGACCCCAACTTCACGATCCGCCAGATCACCTTCGACTGCCACGATCCCTCAAAGCTCGCCAAGTTTTGGTCTGCCGCAACCGGCTGCGAAATCGCCGCGGATTACGGCGATTTCGTGATGGTTGATTCCACCCCGGCGCTGGGATTTCAGCGCGTTGAGGAACCGACACCTGGGAAAAACCGCATCCACGTCGACGTTGGCGGGGCGGAGCGCGAAACTTTAATAGAACGCCTCAAAGACCTAGGCGCCACCGAACTCACCACCCACGAAGCGCCGGGATTGGTGTGGACCATCATGCAGGACCCGGAAGGCAACGAGTTCTGCGTGGGTAACCCCGGGGCCTAG